The segment TTGACGAACTTGAACATGTGCTCCAGCGCTGCGGCGCGCCGCTCAGGCTCCCGTTCAGCCAATTCTTCGAGGAAGTCCACGGCTCCATCGCTAGAGAACGCACCCGTCCCGAACGTTCCCATGCCCGCTGCCTTCCTCGATCCGATCCCGAGCCTCGCCGAAGCCACGAGATCATCTCACCCCCGCGTGCCCCCGCCCTCGGCCGAAATCCGCAAGGCGAATCCGGACAACCAGCTTTGCAAGCGTCCGGAGCTACCTTGCGGGTCGCTGGTCGAGGCCCGGTCCATCCGCAAGGTTCAAACGGACGCGACATCTGGTGCCAGGTTCACTCCAACCTTGCGGAAGCCGCGTCTACCTTGCAGGCCTGCGTCCTGTCTCGTTGATGCCGGCGGAGAGTCAGCCAGCTGGCGCACTTCATGGCAGATTCCCGTTCGTCGTGACGACAGCGGCCCGATATGTGCGCCTATGCAACTAAGCGCGTCTCGGGCGATCTGGCGAGTCTCAACGGATCGGTGAAGACCGACGGGCTCGACTTGGAGCATCGGTGCAGGAGGCGGGCGGCTCTCACCCCCTGGACGTCGTTACCTACGTAGCGATCCCCTGCGGCAAGCTTCGGCGGAGGCGCTCCCGGATCTGCCGAAGAGCGTGTGCTGTGGCGCCGGTGAATGTGGGTAGCGATTCTTGGCATTTTGGCTATCGTCCGACCATGACGATCCATTTGGGCGCGCTCGGTGCGGCCTACCTCGCTGACCGACCCGCCGCCGGAGTCGATCTTGACCTCTTCGGACAGTTCGCGGGCTCGTGGGCGCTGGACTGCACGGAGTACGACGATGGCGGATCCTCGTCCGTGCGACGAGGCGAATGGCATTTCGGATTCGCGTTGGGCGGCCGGGCCACTACCGACGTCTGGATCTTGCCTGGCGTCGAGCACGGCGTCAGCGTACGATTTCCCGATCCGAGCGCGGGCCCCGGCGTATGGCGCTCGACCTGGGTAGGGCCGGGTCGGCGCAGGGTCCACACCTTCCTGGCACGTCAGGACGGTGCCGAAATCATGCTCGACGGCGGCGACCTGCGGTGGACATTCTCGGACATCGAGCCCGACACCTTCTCCTGGCGCAACGAGGCTCAGCAGCCCGACGGCGCGTGGCGCCTACAGCAGACCTTTCGTGTGTGGCGAGAGAACTGACCGCGATGCCGCCGTCCGGATCTGCCGCCGATCGCTCGCGGCGCTCAGCGCGGCCGTCACGCTACGTGTGGTCCGCGACGGTGGCGGCACTCTCATAGCCGATGAGCGGGAGTCAGGAGCTGTTGTCGAGAACGGTTGATCAAGATCGTTTAGGCGGCGAGTTGCGTACCCGCCTTGGGCGAGGTCATTCAAGGGTTGGCTGTCCTGGAACACGGCTGCGCTGCGCCGCTGATCTGGTGCGATATGGTCGCCCCTGGCACACCAAGAAGGGCATGAACGTGGCGACGGTGACGGCGGAAGAGTTCGATCGCAGGATCGAGCCGTACCGGTCGGAGCTGCTGGCCCATTGCTACCGGATGCTTGGCTCGGTTCACGACGCGGAGGACCTGGTCCAGGAAACCTATCTGAGAGCGTGGCGCGCGAAGGGCCAGTATGACGAGAGCCGCAGCTCCCTGCGGACCTGGCTGTATCGCATCGCGACCAACGCCTGCCTCACCGCGCTTGAGAGCCGCAGCCGCCGTCCGCTGCCCTCCGGCGTGGTCGCCGAGAGCGACCCGCGCCGACCGTTCGTCCACGGCGGAGAGATCACCTGGCTTCAACCGCTTCCCGACTCTCTGCTGAGGCTGGGCGGGCCGGAGACTCCCACGATCGACCGCGGCAGTCTACGGCTCGCCTTCGTCGCCGCCATGCAGCACCTTTCCGCGCGGCAGCGCGCGGCGTTGATCCTGCGTGAGGTCCTCGACTTCTCCGCAGTCGAGGCGGCGGACATCCTGAGCACCACGACCGCCTCGGTCAACAGTTCCCTGCAGCGGGCCAGGGCCAGGCTAAAAGAGGCGGGAATTCTGGAGGAACAGGTCGCCGAACCGTCCGAAGCAGAGCAGCGCGCCTGGGTGGACAAGTACATGACGGCCTTTGAGAAGGCTGACATCGAAGGGCTTAAACGGCTGCTCACCGAGGACGTGCTCATGGAGATGCCCCCGATGGTCAACTGGTTCGTCGGGCGCGAGAACTACGGTGTGTTCATGGACTTGGTCTTCGCCAAGAACGGCAGCCAGTGGCGCTTCCTGCCGGTCGGTGCCAATTCGCAGCCGGCGTTCGCCGCCTACAACCGCGGCCCGAGCGGCGCGTTCGAGCTGCACACGCTGCAGGTCTTCACGGTCACGAAGAACGGCATCAGCCGCAACTCGGTCTTCCGGGACGCCAAGGTGTTCGCCTCCTTCAAGCTTCCCGCCGAACTCGAAGCCTGACAGAGCGGCCGCCCATCCCTCCTCGTCGGCGGTCGCGGCCCGCGGTTGTTCGCCGAGTTTCCGACCAGCAACGTCTCTCTGTCGAGCGCCTCTCAACACTTCCTTGCCGCGGGCGCGATGAGTTCCGACCCCACCGCCGGTATGTACTGACGAGTTCGCCGGAATACCCCGGGCAAACCGACCACAAGGGGAGAACCTGATGTCAGATAGTCGCGCGGAGGACGAGGCCGCCATCCAGGCCGTACTGATTGACTCTTACAAGGCATGGGAGGCTGGCGACGCCGACGGCATGGTCGCCAACTACACCGCGAACGCGACCGCCATCATGACCG is part of the Actinoplanes sp. NBC_00393 genome and harbors:
- a CDS encoding sigma-70 family RNA polymerase sigma factor, whose translation is MNVATVTAEEFDRRIEPYRSELLAHCYRMLGSVHDAEDLVQETYLRAWRAKGQYDESRSSLRTWLYRIATNACLTALESRSRRPLPSGVVAESDPRRPFVHGGEITWLQPLPDSLLRLGGPETPTIDRGSLRLAFVAAMQHLSARQRAALILREVLDFSAVEAADILSTTTASVNSSLQRARARLKEAGILEEQVAEPSEAEQRAWVDKYMTAFEKADIEGLKRLLTEDVLMEMPPMVNWFVGRENYGVFMDLVFAKNGSQWRFLPVGANSQPAFAAYNRGPSGAFELHTLQVFTVTKNGISRNSVFRDAKVFASFKLPAELEA